CCGTCTTCGAGGAAATACAGGCGGCCATCGGTGAGTACACCGTCGACGTCGAAAACGGCGAGCTTGATGTTCTTGCCCCGTTGCAGCAGGTCGGTCGTCATCACATTACTCCAGCGCGAAGGAGGTCGGACAAGTTGAAAGCGCCGATCGCGCGATCCTCTTCATCCACTACCACCAGTGCATTGATCCTATGGTCTTCCATGATTTTCAGGGCTTCTGCGGCCAGCATGTCGGGGCGCGCAGTCTTGCCGTGAAGGGTCATGACTTCATCGATGGTTGCGTTACGTATATCAATAGCGCGGTCGAGCGTACGGCGCAGGTCACCGTCGGTAAAGATCCCGGCGAGCTTGCCGTCGGCTTCGAGGATAACGGTCATGCCCAGGCCCTTGCGGGTCATTTCCATGAGCGCATCCTTGAGCAGCGTGCCGCGTTGAACCTGCGGCAGCTCGTTTGCGCTGTGCATCACGTTCTCGACTTTGAGCAACAGGCGACGGCCCAGGGCGCCACCAGGATGGGAGAAGGCGAAATCCTCGGCGGTGAACCCGCGGGCCTCCAGCAGGGCCACGGCCAGGGCGTCGCCCATGACCAGGGCTGCAGTGGTGGACGAGGTCGGCGCCAGGTTCAAGGGGCAGGCTTCGTGCTCGACATGAACATTGAGGTTCACCTCGGCTGCCTTGGCCAGTGGTGAATCTGGATTGCCGGTGACGCTGATCATCTGGATGCCCAGTCGCTTGATCAATGGCAGCAATGTGAGGATTTCATTGGTCGAGCCCGAGTTGGACAGTGCCAGGATGACATCGTCCCGGGTGATCATGCCCATGTCGCCGTGGCTGGCCTCGGCGGGGTGAACAAAAAAAGCCGTGGTGCCGGTGCTGGCCAGCGTGGCGGCAATCTTGTTGCCAATGTGGCCGGACTTGCCCATGCCGACCACGACCACACGGCCCTTGCTGGCCAGAATCATCTCGCAGGCGCGTACGAAATCAGCGTCGATACGGGGCAACAAGCCTTGTACGGCTTCAAGTTCGAGGCGGACAGTACGTTGTGCCGATTGAATCAGGTCGCTGGATTGGTTCATGTCAGATCGTATAGCCCAATGAAAAGGCGGCGATTATAGCGGTAATGAGCGATTCCCTCACGTTAGTTCGTCATGCGTTTGCTCGAACGGCGCGAGGCCGGACATAAAATGTGGCGTTTTACCTTAAGCCGGGCTTAACGGGCCGGGGGTTGGCCTTGGGCGCCTGATGGTTGCAGTGATATAGTTCGCCGCCGGTTCGTGTGCCCGGCGGTACCGGCGTTTTTGTCGGCAGGCCGGAGCACTCGAATATGAGGCTGCATCGCAAGGAGTTTAGATGAGTGCCGACAACGCTTACGCGGTCGAGCTGAAGGGACTGTCCTTCAAGCGAGGGACGCGCAGCATTTTCAATGACATCGATATTCGCATCCCGCGCGGTAAGGTGACCGGCATCATGGGACCTTCCGGGTGCGGAAAGACAACGCTGCTGCGACTGATGGGCGCGCAACTGCGTCCCAGTGCCGGCGAAGTCTGGGTCAATGGCCAGAACCTTCCGAAATTGTCGCGCAGCGATCTGTTCGATGCGCGCAAGGACATGGGGGTGCTGTTCCAGAGCGGTGCCCTGTTTACCGACCTCGATGTGTTCGAGAACGTGGCGTTTCCCCTGCGTGTCCATACCGAGCTGCCGGAGGAAATGATCCGCGACATCGTTCTGCTCAAATTGCAGGCAGTCGGGCTGCGCGGCGCCCTGGAACTGATGCCGGACGAGCTGTCGGGCGGCATGAAGCGTCGGGTGGCCTTGGCGCGGGCGATTGCCCTCGACCCGAAAATCCTCATGTATGACGAGCCCTTCGTTGGGCAGGACCCCATTGCCATGGGCGTGCTCGTACGCCTGATTCGCTTGCTGAACGATGCGCTGGGCATCACCAGCATTGTGGTTTCCCATGATTTGGCCGAAACCGCCAGTATCGCCGACTACATCTATGTCGTCGGTGATGGCCAGGTGCTGGGACAGGGCACACCGCAGGAATTGAAGGATTCGGACAACCCGCGCATTCGCCAATTCATGAAGGGGGACCCGGACGGTCCGGTGGCGTTCCATTTTCCGGCCACGGATTACCGTACCGACTTGCTGGGGAAGCGCTGATGCGCAAGAAATCGTTAATCGAAAGAATTCGCCTGTTCGGTCGCTCCGGCATCGACGTGGTGGCGGTGCTTGGGCGTTCCTCGCTGTTCCTGATGCACGCCTTGCTCGGCCGCAATTCGACCGGCGGAGGTTTCGGCCTGCTGGTCAAGCAACTGCATTCGGTCGGGGTGATGTCCCTCGTCATCATTGTCGTCTCGGGGATTTTCATCGGCATGGTATTGGCGCTCCAGGGCTTCAGTATCCTGTCCAGCTATGGATCGGAGCAGGCGGTCGGGCAGATGGTTGCGCTGACACTGTTGCGCGAGCTTGGCCCGGTGGTGACCGCACTGCTGTTCGCCGGGCGTGCCGGATCGGCGCTGACCGCCGAAATCGGCAACATGAAATCCACCGAGCAGTTGTCCAGCCTGGAAATGATCGGTGTCGATCCACTCAAGTACATCATCGCCCCGCGCCTGTGGGCCGGCTTCATTTCCCTGCCGGTGCTGGCGATGATCTTCAGCGTCGTGGGGATCTGGGGAGGCTCGTGGGTCGCCGTCGATTGGCTGGGGGTCTATGAAGGCTCCTACTGGTCCAACATGCAGAACAGCGTCGACTTCCTCGACGATGTGCTCAACGGTGTGATCAAGAGTGCCGTATTCGCTTTCGTGGTCACCTGGATCGCCGTGTTTCAAGGTTATGACTGTGAGCCCACGTCAGAGGGGATCAGCCGTGCCACAACCAAGACCGTGGTCTACGCCTCGTTGGCCGTACTGGGCCTTGACTTTATTCTGACCGCCTTGATGTTTGGAGATTTCTGATGCAAAACCGCACCCTGGAAATCGGTGTCGGCCTTTTCTTGCTGGCTGGCATCCTGGCTTTGCTGCTGCTGGCCTTGCGGGTCAGTGGACTGGCGCCAACCGCGAGCACCGATACTTATAAACTTTATGCTTATTTTGACAATATCGCCGGTTTGACGGTCAGAGCCAAGGTGACCATGGCCGGTGTGACGATCGGCAAGGTCACGGCAATCGATCTGGACCGTGACAGTTTTACTGGGCGGGTGACGCTGCAGTTGGAAAAGCGCGTGGATAACCTGCCGACTGACTCCACTGCATCTATCCTCACCGCTGGGCTGTTGGGTGAGAAATACATCGGGATCAGCGTGGGCGGGGAAGACACCCTGCTCAAGGACGGCGGGACCATCCACGATACGCAGTCGTCGCTGGTGCTCGAGGACCTGATCGGTAAATTCCTGCTCAATACCGTTAGCAAAGACGCCA
This genomic interval from Pseudomonas alvandae contains the following:
- a CDS encoding KpsF/GutQ family sugar-phosphate isomerase — encoded protein: MNQSSDLIQSAQRTVRLELEAVQGLLPRIDADFVRACEMILASKGRVVVVGMGKSGHIGNKIAATLASTGTTAFFVHPAEASHGDMGMITRDDVILALSNSGSTNEILTLLPLIKRLGIQMISVTGNPDSPLAKAAEVNLNVHVEHEACPLNLAPTSSTTAALVMGDALAVALLEARGFTAEDFAFSHPGGALGRRLLLKVENVMHSANELPQVQRGTLLKDALMEMTRKGLGMTVILEADGKLAGIFTDGDLRRTLDRAIDIRNATIDEVMTLHGKTARPDMLAAEALKIMEDHRINALVVVDEEDRAIGAFNLSDLLRAGVM
- a CDS encoding ATP-binding cassette domain-containing protein — encoded protein: MSADNAYAVELKGLSFKRGTRSIFNDIDIRIPRGKVTGIMGPSGCGKTTLLRLMGAQLRPSAGEVWVNGQNLPKLSRSDLFDARKDMGVLFQSGALFTDLDVFENVAFPLRVHTELPEEMIRDIVLLKLQAVGLRGALELMPDELSGGMKRRVALARAIALDPKILMYDEPFVGQDPIAMGVLVRLIRLLNDALGITSIVVSHDLAETASIADYIYVVGDGQVLGQGTPQELKDSDNPRIRQFMKGDPDGPVAFHFPATDYRTDLLGKR
- the mlaE gene encoding lipid asymmetry maintenance ABC transporter permease subunit MlaE, with translation MRKKSLIERIRLFGRSGIDVVAVLGRSSLFLMHALLGRNSTGGGFGLLVKQLHSVGVMSLVIIVVSGIFIGMVLALQGFSILSSYGSEQAVGQMVALTLLRELGPVVTALLFAGRAGSALTAEIGNMKSTEQLSSLEMIGVDPLKYIIAPRLWAGFISLPVLAMIFSVVGIWGGSWVAVDWLGVYEGSYWSNMQNSVDFLDDVLNGVIKSAVFAFVVTWIAVFQGYDCEPTSEGISRATTKTVVYASLAVLGLDFILTALMFGDF
- the mlaD gene encoding outer membrane lipid asymmetry maintenance protein MlaD, which produces MQNRTLEIGVGLFLLAGILALLLLALRVSGLAPTASTDTYKLYAYFDNIAGLTVRAKVTMAGVTIGKVTAIDLDRDSFTGRVTLQLEKRVDNLPTDSTASILTAGLLGEKYIGISVGGEDTLLKDGGTIHDTQSSLVLEDLIGKFLLNTVSKDAK